A window from Kluyveromyces lactis strain NRRL Y-1140 chromosome E complete sequence encodes these proteins:
- the RAD55 gene encoding putative DNA-dependent ATPase RAD55 (some similarities with uniprot|P38953 Saccharomyces cerevisiae YDR076W RAD55 Protein that stimulates strand exchange by stabilizing the binding of Rad51p to single-stranded DNA involved in the recombinational repair of double-strand breaks in DNA during vegetative growth and meiosis forms heterodimer with Rad57p): protein MSFGVPLSQLIQARADHVRSGIESLDDSLNDGFQPQSIYEVYGPPGIGKTKFAVQLVNNNQNRMKCLWIDTFQQVPLKLIEQGDEDEVHFKGCQFARVKKFAQLWYMFQNLKETYGLIIIDGLSQLLVEYLHMYEKNSGYSNHRQTLHDFKVKSLIQLLVTITKYATSNNTVVVLLNDAMNTGYQDYSDDAVVSYNDPSNGTHSDGSFSNFLVKSQRKRHVQVLKSGLVANAAVGSKDARWEVFLRCRIGVFWNWDAEQKQNPNSQKRIIPEVSRQFVVQHQQPVGSKNKLVWVKTNESGNFYSCHTTIVAENPTTAVTDNLLPTNTSSSATAAAAAVAAAPVLPPNKRRRVLYTEPSPSRMLLDVQSHSQPVTPNSSQSIQFTPRIVHSDNIVATHGTEGTDNDAIIYDSEG from the coding sequence ATGTCATTTGGTGTACCTTTGTCTCAACTGATACAAGCGCGTGCAGATCATGTACGAAGTGGCATTGAGAGTTTAGACGATTCATTGAATGACGGATTCCAACCACAGAGTATCTACGAGGTTTACGGACCTCCAGGAATTGGCAAGACAAAGTTCGCGGTACAATTAGTGAACAATAATCAGAATAGGATGAAATGTCTGTGGATTGACACGTTCCAGCAAGTACCACTGAAGCTTATAGAGCAAGGAGATGAGGACGAAGTCCATTTCAAAGGGTGCCAATTCGCAAGAGTGAAGAAATTTGCTCAACTGTGGTACATGTTTCAGAATTTAAAAGAGACGTACGGGCTCATAATAATCGATGGTTTATCTCAGCTTTTGGTAGAGTATCTCCATATGTACGAGAAGAACAGTGGATATTCTAACCATCGACAGACCTTGCACGATTTCAAGGTGAAAAGTTTGATACAATTGCTTGTCACCATAACTAAATACGCCACTTCAAACAATACGGTGGTGGTATTACTTAATGACGCTATGAACACAGGTTACCAGGACTATTCAGACGATGCAGTTGTCTCATACAACGATCCCAGCAACGGAACCCACTCAGATGGTTCCTTTAGCAATTTCCTCGTGAAATCTCAACGGAAACGTCACGTGCAAGTGTTGAAGAGTGGATTAGTAGCAAATGCAGCCGTTGGAAGTAAAGATGCCCGTTGGGAGGTGTTTCTTCGATGCAGGATCGGTGTGTTCTGGAATTGGGATGCAGAACAAAAGCAGAATCCTAACTCccagaaaagaatcatcCCCGAGGTATCACGGCAGTTTGTTGTACAACATCAACAGCCAGTGGGCTCGAAGAATAAACTGGTTTGGGTTAAGACTAATGAATCTGGGAACTTTTATAGCTGTCACACAACTATAGTCGCAGAAAACCCAACAACTGCTGTCACTGACAATCTTCTTCCTACGAACACTTCCTCAAGTGCGAcagctgctgctgctgcagTAGCCGCAGCACCGGTGCTTCCCCCAAACAAGAGAAGACGGGTTTTATACACGGAGCCAAGTCCGAGCCGTATGCTATTAGATGTTCAAAGTCACAGTCAGCCCGTAACACCAAACTCTTCGCAATCAATCCAGTTTACACCAC
- the RSM26 gene encoding mitochondrial 37S ribosomal protein mS42 (similar to uniprot|P47141 Saccharomyces cerevisiae YJR101W RSM26 Mitochondrial ribosomal protein of the small subunit) yields the protein MSMFGRQLFRGIHTVPKIPGISQLLDSGIPHVMSANTFKTCWVDQQQLLCDKLTLASAGTAAESYLPFHLVLHTAKKSYQTNIFNLASALHNNHLFIENILPMEQVTHPSREFLQKLESQYSMTWDAFKDEMVRHAEEDVLGQGWLFLVENDAKELHILTVQNNGTPYYFARNQSFDLNSALSLEEMEQFVTMRDLLAANADVKDWTMPLIAISLWDHSYLNDYGIKGRSTYVRKCLDNLNWSAVNNRLFSTQ from the coding sequence ATGTCAATGTTTGGGCGTCAACTGTTCAGAGGAATACACACAGTTCCAAAGATACCTGGTATTTCACAACTTTTGGATTCAGGCATCCCTCATGTTATGAGCGCTAACACATTCAAAACTTGCTGGGTTGACCAGCAGCAGCTTTTGTGCGATAAGCTAACACTGGCATCTGCAGGAACTGCCGCAGAATCCTACTTGCCATTCCATTTAGTACTGCACACTGCGAAGAAATCATACCAAAcaaacattttcaatttggcTAGTGCTTTGCACAATAACCATTTGTTCATAGAAAACATATTGCCTATGGAACAAGTTACACATCCATCTCGTGAGTTTCTACAGAAGCTAGAATCACAATATTCAATGACTTGGGATGCTTTTAAGGATGAAATGGTTAGACatgcagaagaagatgtgTTAGGTCAAGGATGGCTATTCCTTGTGGAAAATGATGCCAAGGAACTTCACATCCTAACAGTTCAAAATAATGGTACTCCATACTACTTTGCTAGAAACCAATCTTTCGATTTGAACAGTGCTCTATCCttagaagaaatggaacaGTTTGTAACGATGAGAGATCTACTTGCCGCAAATGCAGACGTTAAAGATTGGACAATGCCTTTGATTGCGATCAGTTTGTGGGACCATTCATACTTGAATGATTACGGTATTAAGGGCAGATCCACTTACGTAAGGAAGTGTTTAGATAACTTGAACTGGTCTGCGGTTAACAACAGATTGTTCTCCACACAATAG